Proteins from a single region of Aerococcus viridans:
- a CDS encoding YneF family protein yields MLSTGAWILIVIIAAILGAVGGFFIARKYMVNYFEENPPISDDMIRSMMMSMGQKPSEKRVRQITQSMKKSNKKSK; encoded by the coding sequence ATGCTAAGTACAGGAGCTTGGATTTTAATCGTAATTATCGCAGCTATTTTAGGTGCTGTTGGGGGATTCTTTATCGCCCGTAAATATATGGTGAACTATTTTGAAGAAAATCCACCAATTTCTGATGACATGATTCGTTCAATGATGATGTCAATGGGTCAAAAACCTTCAGAAAAACGTGTGCGTCAAATCACACAATCTATGAAGAAATCGAACAAAAAATCTAAATGA